In Bifidobacterium sp. ESL0745, one DNA window encodes the following:
- a CDS encoding class C sortase, translating into MKTDETTSPPSICRRMSSKQVDVVSSDFDGNPINNDSWSGGGGTHAPIAPIILKACAIALIVLGISAIAYPLILQQISSRKLAHNAEVSEVLAESQSPQHLKYELEMAHRYNTELAKTGQPFLGEIPTNSPYSTIPASSDSDHAGGYQSLLDQGEGIMATITIPKISVRLPIYHGTDDEILANGAGHLYGSSLPVGGPSTHAVIAAHTGMTDALMFTRLDEMRIGDGFSIKSMGRTLSYRVDRINVILPDDDSKLRIEPGQDRVTLMTCTPYGINDHRLLVSAIRTITPAETNGKNTKRTDMLEMSIIIIAAISCLTIKYVQTRNKPIPAKHHKYITSR; encoded by the coding sequence ATGAAAACGGATGAGACCACGTCACCACCATCGATTTGCCGACGCATGTCGAGCAAACAGGTCGATGTGGTCTCATCCGATTTTGACGGCAATCCCATCAATAATGATTCATGGTCAGGCGGCGGTGGAACCCATGCACCGATCGCCCCCATTATTCTCAAGGCCTGTGCGATTGCGTTGATCGTACTAGGGATTTCCGCCATCGCCTATCCCCTGATACTCCAGCAAATATCCTCCAGAAAATTGGCGCACAACGCCGAAGTATCAGAAGTTCTTGCCGAATCCCAATCACCGCAACATCTGAAATATGAGCTGGAGATGGCGCATCGCTACAACACCGAACTTGCCAAGACCGGTCAACCATTTCTGGGGGAAATTCCCACGAACTCCCCATATTCGACAATCCCGGCATCATCGGACTCCGACCATGCCGGGGGCTATCAATCCCTGCTCGACCAAGGCGAAGGCATCATGGCGACGATTACCATACCCAAGATCTCAGTGCGGCTGCCGATCTATCACGGCACCGACGACGAGATTCTCGCCAACGGAGCCGGCCATCTCTACGGCAGTTCGCTGCCGGTGGGAGGTCCTTCCACACACGCCGTGATAGCCGCCCACACCGGCATGACCGACGCATTGATGTTCACCAGACTTGATGAGATGCGTATCGGGGACGGGTTTTCCATCAAATCGATGGGCAGGACGTTGTCGTATCGGGTCGACCGCATCAACGTCATCCTGCCCGACGACGACAGCAAACTCAGAATCGAACCCGGGCAAGACAGGGTCACACTCATGACATGTACCCCCTACGGAATCAACGACCATCGGCTTTTGGTCTCCGCAATCCGTACGATCACACCTGCCGAAACCAACGGCAAGAACACGAAAAGGACCGATATGTTGGAAATGTCCATCATCATCATCGCTGCGATCAGCTGTCTGACGATAAAATACGTGCAGACAAGAAACAAGCCCATCCCTGCGAAACATCACAAATACATAACCAGTCGCTAG
- a CDS encoding isopeptide-forming domain-containing fimbrial protein, whose amino-acid sequence MKHLSAKKLMISALALLTGTAMLASTATIASATEDQPNVDFDITGAQDTISNHTFVAVKLGDYNLQDPAHNTMEVVSVGNTAIRNAASTALTATDAHAQFTDPISWVAENWGFNHDTSGQSPYAGNVRDFIQNLATQTDIANAISTSTVKTTGGAADASGNAVAHFNIPNGIYLIEDTTPQPDPNTGTLQTIPMLVSTKAGKMVDGASVNLPGMTSSAQVKSTYLKKPVKNVDSPTHKVGDPIKFTINSTVPLYTHYDPNTYILQVNDQLSAGLTYDSSLLNPTVKIGDTTLTTGQYALSVFNQHQEPVSTVASSHTTAKGASFVFNLSAYIKGKMSIQDYSLAGQPIEITYTVVLNDDAITIDHGDSKNSATVTYKDNQSTDCHGTTTPSVEKHVYTFNFAIRKISKSEGTVLPGTEFQIFQGTSTTPMPMYSDGNGGYRPPQTGEASVDKLVVPASGTITISGVDAGTYTLKEIKPTDGYIIPTDFKFSVTITPSFRSDQTLDSVNYSAPADDLYGLVSKDDTNPQLYIVKNIKTVIDLPSTGKAGITIRIILGMLLVGAGAGIYLAVRRSQRSHVGKNAASR is encoded by the coding sequence ATGAAACACCTATCTGCAAAGAAACTCATGATTTCCGCTCTGGCTTTGCTGACCGGAACAGCCATGCTTGCAAGCACCGCGACAATCGCGTCGGCCACAGAAGACCAGCCCAACGTCGATTTCGACATTACCGGCGCCCAGGATACAATCAGCAACCACACCTTCGTCGCCGTCAAACTCGGCGATTACAACCTTCAGGACCCCGCACACAATACCATGGAGGTCGTCTCCGTGGGCAACACGGCAATCAGGAACGCGGCCTCCACCGCACTGACCGCGACCGACGCACACGCCCAGTTCACTGATCCCATCAGCTGGGTCGCGGAAAACTGGGGATTCAACCACGACACATCCGGACAGTCCCCCTATGCCGGCAACGTCCGTGATTTCATCCAGAATCTCGCCACCCAGACCGACATTGCCAATGCGATCTCAACTTCAACGGTTAAAACGACAGGAGGCGCAGCCGACGCAAGCGGGAATGCGGTTGCCCATTTCAACATCCCCAACGGCATCTATCTGATCGAAGACACCACCCCGCAACCCGATCCGAATACGGGTACGCTGCAAACCATCCCCATGCTGGTAAGCACCAAAGCCGGCAAAATGGTCGACGGCGCAAGCGTGAACCTGCCAGGTATGACTTCATCGGCCCAGGTGAAATCCACATATCTCAAAAAACCGGTGAAGAATGTGGACAGTCCGACACACAAAGTCGGCGACCCAATCAAATTCACCATCAATTCAACGGTTCCCCTCTACACCCATTACGATCCGAACACCTACATACTGCAAGTCAACGACCAACTTTCTGCCGGACTGACCTACGACTCGTCGCTATTGAACCCAACCGTGAAAATCGGCGATACAACGCTCACCACAGGGCAATATGCCCTTTCGGTGTTCAACCAGCATCAGGAACCGGTGTCCACCGTTGCTTCCAGCCACACCACAGCGAAGGGCGCCTCGTTCGTTTTCAACCTCTCCGCATATATCAAAGGCAAAATGAGCATTCAGGATTACAGTCTTGCCGGACAACCGATCGAAATCACCTACACGGTGGTGCTCAACGATGACGCAATCACCATCGATCATGGGGATTCCAAGAACAGCGCGACAGTCACCTACAAGGACAATCAATCCACCGACTGTCATGGGACCACCACCCCAAGCGTCGAAAAGCATGTCTACACCTTCAACTTCGCAATCAGGAAGATTTCGAAGTCCGAAGGCACGGTGCTGCCCGGTACCGAGTTCCAGATCTTCCAAGGCACATCCACCACACCGATGCCCATGTACAGCGACGGCAACGGAGGCTATCGTCCACCTCAGACTGGCGAGGCAAGTGTGGACAAGCTGGTGGTCCCCGCGAGCGGCACCATCACGATCTCAGGAGTCGATGCAGGCACCTACACATTGAAAGAGATCAAACCGACCGATGGCTACATCATCCCCACCGATTTCAAATTCAGCGTGACCATTACCCCGTCATTCAGGAGCGACCAGACGCTGGACTCCGTCAATTATTCAGCACCCGCCGATGACCTTTACGGCCTCGTTTCCAAAGACGACACCAATCCGCAGCTCTACATCGTCAAGAACATCAAGACCGTCATCGATCTGCCCAGCACCGGCAAAGCGGGCATCACGATTCGCATTATCCTCGGCATGCTGCTGGTTGGCGCCGGTGCAGGAATCTACCTCGCCGTGCGCAGAAGCCAACGTTCACATGTCGGCAAGAACGCGGCTTCCCGCTGA